The following coding sequences lie in one Gammaproteobacteria bacterium genomic window:
- the prmB gene encoding 50S ribosomal protein L3 N(5)-glutamine methyltransferase, which translates to MSLSTDINGLHTLRDFIRWAVSRFNQAKLYFGHGTDNAYDEARLLVTHALFLPFDCPDDLLNSSLTTTEKQQVFDLLRRRIDKRIPAAYMIGEAWFVGLPFYVDNRVLIPRSPIAELIETGFVPWVDPDEVEAILDLCTGSACIAITCAHAMPDASVDAVELSLDALAVAQKNVERHLLEDQVRLIESDLFDALEPRKYDIIVSNPPYVSREEMDSLPLEYRHEPDIGLHAEQEGMALVLRILQQARAWLKDSGILVVEVGNTEDVLQRFLPEVPFCWLEFERGGSGVFMLTAEQLDQYQDQFDKKVSEVE; encoded by the coding sequence ATGAGTCTATCCACCGATATCAACGGCCTGCATACACTGCGTGATTTTATACGTTGGGCGGTCAGTCGTTTTAATCAGGCAAAGCTGTATTTTGGGCATGGTACCGATAATGCTTATGATGAGGCGCGTTTACTGGTGACTCATGCTTTGTTTTTACCGTTCGATTGTCCCGATGATCTTCTGAATAGTAGTTTGACGACAACGGAGAAGCAACAGGTGTTTGATTTGTTGCGCCGTCGGATTGATAAAAGGATTCCTGCCGCCTATATGATTGGAGAGGCATGGTTTGTTGGTTTGCCTTTTTATGTGGATAATCGTGTGTTAATCCCGCGTTCACCTATTGCAGAATTAATTGAGACTGGTTTTGTGCCGTGGGTCGATCCGGATGAAGTTGAGGCTATCCTGGATCTTTGTACTGGCAGTGCTTGTATCGCAATCACCTGTGCTCATGCTATGCCAGATGCTAGTGTTGACGCGGTTGAGTTATCGCTTGATGCGTTGGCGGTGGCACAGAAGAATGTTGAACGTCATTTGCTGGAAGATCAGGTGCGCTTGATAGAATCCGATTTGTTTGATGCCCTGGAACCCAGGAAATATGACATTATAGTGAGCAACCCGCCTTATGTTTCCAGGGAAGAGATGGATAGTCTGCCATTGGAATACCGGCATGAACCGGATATCGGGCTACATGCGGAACAAGAAGGCATGGCATTGGTATTGCGTATTCTGCAACAGGCGCGTGCTTGGTTAAAGGATAGTGGCATATTGGTGGTTGAGGTGGGTAATACTGAGGATGTGCTACAGCGATTTTTACCCGAGGTGCCTTTTTGCTGGCTTGAGTTTGAGCGTGGTGGTAGCGGTGTATTTATGTTAACCGCAGAGCAACTGGACCAATATCAGGATCAGTTTGATAAGAAAGTAAGTGAGGTTGAGTAA
- a CDS encoding general secretion pathway protein GspF, with amino-acid sequence MMLKRPKTAKEYVYLVDQAIDEVNDLKMSAEYDMDSLGESLKFIPDLEEQLRELRESMTDGSYTFANEDLQFMRIVEHEDDRLLPFKYLFLVINETHKKGLDVDDE; translated from the coding sequence ATGATGTTAAAACGACCTAAAACAGCCAAAGAATATGTTTATCTGGTGGATCAGGCGATTGATGAGGTGAATGATCTCAAGATGTCGGCAGAATATGACATGGACTCCCTTGGTGAGTCACTGAAGTTCATCCCTGATCTGGAAGAGCAGTTGCGTGAGTTACGGGAGTCTATGACCGATGGTAGTTATACCTTTGCCAATGAGGATCTACAGTTTATGCGTATTGTTGAGCATGAGGATGACCGGTTGCTACCTTTCAAGTATCTGTTTCTGGTGATTAATGAGACCCATAAAAAGGGTCTTGATGTTGATGATGAATAA
- the secD gene encoding protein translocase subunit SecD, protein MNQYPLWKYLLILAVIVIGSLYALPNLYGDNPAVQVSATRDLKINTQTRDQIIHSLKNAGLSYQSISLEGERLLIRFTDTGDQLRAADVLTEELERGYVVALNLASATPDWLKSINALPMYLGLDLRGGVHFLMEVDMDAAVNQSLERYVGELRSYLRGEKVRYLSLSHAEKGVQILFRNIEIRDQAQQLIRDEYRNLILTELDGDKPGLLVSLSEQEQADTRAFAVQQNITTLRNRVNELGVAEPVIQQQGKDRIVVQLPGVQDTARAKEILGATATLEFRLVDEKHSVQDAIASKRIPAGSRLYRERDGNPVLLKKSVILTGDYITDASSGLEQNSGSPAVFINLDGKGAHLMENATKDNIGNLMAVVFIENKVETRQVNGEAVKTRYKLEEVINIARIRDRLSRRFQITGLDDTRGARDLALLLRAGALAAPIEIIEERTVGPSLGKENIEQGFMSVVIGFVLVLIFMAFYYRVFGLIANIALTLNLILIVAILSMLQATLTLPGIAGMVLVVGMAVDANVLIFERIREELRAGNSIQASINAGYEKALSTIADANITTLIAAVVLFSFGTGPIKGFAVTLSIGILCSMFTAIMGTRALVNLIYGGRQTRKLSI, encoded by the coding sequence ATAAATCAGTACCCCTTGTGGAAATACCTGTTGATTCTGGCAGTTATCGTCATTGGTAGTTTGTATGCATTACCCAATCTCTATGGTGATAATCCTGCTGTACAGGTGTCAGCGACACGCGATCTCAAGATAAATACACAGACGCGTGATCAGATAATACATTCCCTGAAAAATGCCGGGCTGAGTTATCAATCGATTAGTCTTGAAGGCGAGCGTCTGTTGATTCGTTTTACCGATACCGGGGATCAATTGCGGGCAGCCGATGTGTTGACCGAAGAGCTTGAACGGGGCTATGTGGTTGCACTTAACCTGGCATCGGCAACGCCGGACTGGTTGAAATCAATTAATGCCTTACCCATGTATTTGGGTCTGGATCTGCGCGGAGGCGTTCATTTCCTGATGGAAGTGGATATGGATGCGGCGGTTAATCAATCTCTGGAACGTTATGTCGGGGAGTTACGTAGTTATCTGCGTGGTGAAAAGGTTCGTTATCTATCACTGAGTCATGCCGAGAAGGGTGTGCAGATCTTATTCCGCAATATTGAGATTCGTGATCAGGCACAACAGCTTATTCGTGATGAATACCGTAATTTGATATTGACTGAGCTGGACGGTGACAAGCCTGGTCTACTCGTGTCTTTGAGCGAGCAGGAGCAGGCGGATACGCGTGCTTTTGCGGTGCAGCAGAATATTACGACTCTGCGTAATCGTGTCAATGAGCTTGGTGTTGCCGAGCCGGTGATACAGCAGCAAGGCAAGGATCGTATCGTGGTGCAATTACCGGGTGTGCAGGATACTGCCAGGGCAAAGGAAATCCTCGGCGCAACAGCGACACTTGAATTTCGTCTGGTTGATGAGAAGCATAGTGTCCAGGATGCCATCGCTAGTAAACGTATTCCGGCAGGCTCCCGGCTTTATCGTGAGCGAGACGGAAATCCAGTATTGCTGAAGAAAAGTGTCATCCTGACCGGTGATTACATTACCGATGCCTCCTCGGGGCTGGAACAAAATAGTGGTAGTCCTGCGGTATTCATTAATCTGGATGGCAAGGGTGCGCACTTGATGGAGAACGCGACCAAGGATAATATTGGCAACCTGATGGCGGTGGTGTTTATTGAAAACAAGGTCGAAACCCGGCAGGTGAATGGTGAAGCGGTCAAGACCCGGTATAAACTTGAAGAAGTTATCAATATCGCTCGTATCAGGGATCGTTTATCCAGACGCTTTCAGATCACCGGTCTGGATGATACCCGTGGTGCCAGGGATCTAGCCTTGTTATTGCGTGCAGGCGCATTGGCTGCCCCGATTGAAATTATTGAAGAACGTACGGTAGGGCCGAGTTTAGGTAAGGAAAATATTGAACAGGGCTTTATGTCTGTGGTCATTGGTTTTGTGCTGGTGTTGATCTTTATGGCCTTTTATTATCGTGTCTTTGGCCTGATTGCCAATATTGCCCTGACACTTAATCTGATCTTGATCGTTGCTATTCTTTCCATGTTGCAGGCCACCCTGACCTTACCGGGTATTGCTGGCATGGTATTGGTTGTGGGTATGGCTGTCGATGCTAATGTATTGATCTTTGAGCGAATACGGGAGGAACTGCGCGCTGGTAATAGTATTCAGGCAAGTATCAATGCTGGTTATGAAAAGGCACTTTCAACCATTGCCGATGCCAATATAACGACCTTGATTGCTGCCGTGGTTTTATTCAGTTTTGGTACCGGGCCTATTAAGGGTTTCGCAGTAACCTTGTCTATTGGTATTCTTTGCTCCATGTTTACTGCCATTATGGGCACCCGGGCATTGGTTAATCTGATCTACGGTGGAAGACAAACCCGTAAGTTATCGATTTAG
- a CDS encoding DUF2132 domain-containing protein produces MSNEINYKNNPLHGVSLKSLLIEIVDQYDFEILFAYLNINCFKTNPSIDSSVKFLKKTDWAREKVEVFYLYEFKNLPGASSEQFSLPPRGRVIPEDQAPGDPKELSLEDAERLREKRANKSTAREQSAGQRSGMNVDLWANRKNKYKR; encoded by the coding sequence ATGAGCAATGAGATCAATTACAAGAACAACCCCTTACACGGTGTTAGTTTAAAAAGCTTGTTGATTGAAATAGTAGATCAGTATGATTTTGAGATACTCTTTGCCTATTTAAATATCAATTGTTTTAAGACCAATCCAAGCATTGATTCCAGTGTTAAGTTTTTAAAAAAAACGGATTGGGCGCGTGAAAAAGTTGAAGTCTTCTATTTGTATGAGTTTAAAAACTTACCTGGAGCATCTTCTGAACAGTTTTCATTGCCTCCAAGGGGGAGGGTTATTCCAGAAGACCAAGCGCCGGGTGATCCTAAAGAACTGAGTTTAGAAGATGCTGAACGGTTGCGCGAAAAGCGTGCAAATAAGTCAACTGCACGAGAGCAGTCGGCTGGGCAGCGCTCGGGAATGAATGTCGATCTATGGGCGAATCGAAAAAATAAATATAAGCGATGA
- the aroC gene encoding chorismate synthase, with product MSGNSFGKLFTVTGFGESHGPALGCIVDGCPPGLPLIEADLQSDLDRRKPGQSRHTTQRREGDEVKILSGVFEGVTTGTPIALLIENTDQRSKDYGNIMDRFRPGHADYTYQQKYGIRDYRGGGRSSARETAMRVAAGAIAKKYLYRQQGIQIRGYLAQLGPLKPQVFDWDVVEKNPFFFPDEAMVPELETYMDALRKEGDSIGARVNVVASGMPVGLGEPIFDRLDADVAHAMMSINAVKGVEIGAGFDCVEQKGTLHRDEITPDGFLTNHAGGVLGGISSGQDLLASIALKPTSSLRIPGRSINRAGEAVEVITEGRHDPCVGIRATPIAEAMLAIVLMDHYLRHRAQNAGVESGVPVVPAQA from the coding sequence ATGTCAGGAAATTCATTTGGAAAGTTATTTACCGTAACCGGCTTTGGTGAAAGTCATGGTCCGGCTTTAGGGTGTATTGTGGATGGTTGTCCACCCGGTTTACCTTTGATTGAGGCTGACCTGCAAAGTGATCTGGATAGGCGTAAACCAGGGCAGAGTCGTCATACGACTCAGCGTCGTGAGGGTGATGAGGTTAAGATCCTGTCCGGTGTTTTTGAAGGTGTTACTACAGGCACACCCATTGCTTTGCTGATTGAGAATACGGATCAGCGTTCAAAAGATTACGGCAATATTATGGATCGTTTTCGTCCCGGTCATGCTGATTACACCTATCAGCAAAAATATGGCATTCGTGATTATCGGGGTGGTGGTCGATCCTCGGCGCGTGAGACGGCGATGCGTGTAGCCGCCGGTGCCATTGCCAAAAAATATTTGTATCGGCAACAGGGTATACAGATACGGGGTTATCTGGCTCAGTTGGGGCCATTGAAGCCACAGGTATTTGACTGGGATGTGGTTGAGAAAAACCCGTTCTTTTTCCCGGACGAGGCGATGGTGCCTGAGCTTGAAACCTATATGGATGCCTTGCGTAAAGAAGGCGATTCCATTGGTGCGCGGGTGAACGTGGTTGCCAGTGGTATGCCTGTGGGTCTGGGTGAACCCATCTTTGACCGACTAGATGCTGATGTGGCACATGCCATGATGAGTATTAATGCCGTTAAGGGTGTTGAGATCGGTGCTGGTTTTGATTGTGTCGAGCAGAAGGGTACGCTGCATCGGGATGAGATTACGCCGGATGGTTTTTTAACCAATCATGCGGGTGGTGTGTTGGGGGGTATCTCGTCGGGTCAGGATTTGTTGGCAAGTATTGCGCTCAAGCCAACCTCCAGCTTGCGTATCCCTGGGCGTAGTATTAATCGTGCAGGTGAGGCTGTTGAGGTCATTACCGAGGGTCGCCATGATCCCTGTGTCGGGATTCGTGCCACACCGATTGCCGAGGCGATGTTGGCGATTGTGTTGATGGATCATTATCTGCGGCATCGGGCGCAGAATGCGGGGGTTGAGTCGGGTGTGCCTGTGGTGCCGGCTCAGGCTTAG
- the secF gene encoding protein translocase subunit SecF translates to MHTLNTKAHFNFMGKRKFAVALSGILLLIAIVSIFMRGMTLGIDFTGGTLIEVGYTQAAELKQIRSSLSNAGFSDAQVQYFGSARDVLIRIAPRKDLSGADMSGQVLSVLREKDAAVMMRRVEFVGPQVGEELTEQGGLAMLYALIGILIYVALRFEWRFSVGSVAALVHDVIITIGFFSLFQFEFDLTVLAAILAVIGYSLNDTIVVFDRIRENFRMMRKAMPIEVMNASINQTISRTLITSITTLLVLIALFYFGGEVIHGFSLALIVGVVVGTYSSIYVASSTTLMLGVNREDLMPPQKEEGEEGVGDQP, encoded by the coding sequence ATGCACACATTAAATACAAAAGCACACTTTAATTTTATGGGTAAACGCAAGTTTGCTGTCGCCCTGTCCGGTATCCTGTTGCTCATTGCGATTGTCTCCATATTTATGCGTGGGATGACTCTGGGTATTGATTTTACCGGGGGTACCCTGATTGAGGTGGGTTACACTCAGGCTGCTGAGTTAAAACAGATCCGTTCATCACTGAGTAATGCGGGCTTTTCCGATGCCCAGGTTCAATATTTCGGTAGTGCCCGAGATGTCCTGATTCGCATTGCCCCACGGAAGGATCTGAGTGGTGCCGATATGAGTGGTCAGGTGTTATCGGTATTACGTGAGAAAGATGCCGCTGTCATGATGAGAAGGGTGGAGTTTGTTGGTCCTCAGGTGGGTGAGGAATTAACGGAACAGGGCGGTCTGGCGATGTTGTATGCGTTGATTGGTATCCTGATCTATGTGGCTTTACGCTTTGAATGGCGTTTCTCGGTAGGCTCGGTTGCCGCTCTGGTACATGATGTAATCATTACTATTGGTTTCTTTTCTTTATTTCAGTTTGAGTTTGATCTTACCGTGCTGGCAGCAATATTGGCGGTTATTGGTTACTCACTGAATGATACGATTGTTGTGTTTGACCGTATTCGTGAGAATTTTCGTATGATGCGCAAGGCAATGCCGATAGAGGTGATGAATGCCTCGATTAACCAAACGATCTCACGTACCTTGATAACCTCGATTACGACCTTATTGGTATTGATTGCCCTTTTTTACTTTGGCGGTGAAGTGATCCACGGTTTTTCATTAGCCCTGATTGTCGGTGTGGTTGTGGGTACTTATTCATCGATCTATGTGGCGAGTAGTACCACCTTGATGCTAGGTGTTAATCGCGAAGACTTGATGCCGCCACAGAAGGAAGAGGGTGAAGAAGGAGTAGGCGATCAGCCGTAA
- the hemN gene encoding oxygen-independent coproporphyrinogen III oxidase translates to MDQTLVFDSELIKRYDVSGPRYTSYPTAVQFHEGFGTQQYREIALASNNAEEGVTPLSLYFHLPFCDTVCFFCGCNKVVTKDRNRAAPYLERLHREIEMQAQLFDNNRPVNQLHWGGGTPTFISHDQMIELMRVTGEHFQLLDNDEGEYSLEVDPREIRTETIACLRSIGFNRISMGVQDFDPAVQKAVNRIQSEKETEAVIVTAREEGFKSVSMDLMYGLPMQTVQTFSQTLERVIDLSPDRLSVFNYAHLPELFKPQRRINEVDLPVPGEKLEILQLTIERLLAAGYVYIGMDHFARPDDEMAIAQREGTLYRNFQGYSTHADCDMVSMGVTAISKVGSSYSQNQRVMDQYIADIDADQLAIFRGVELDSDDLLRREVINQLICHFELDIKVIEQQYQIVFAQYFATALKALVDMERDGLLQLSETRIVVQPAGRLLIRNICMVFDRYMENSGKRFSKVI, encoded by the coding sequence ATGGATCAAACACTGGTTTTTGATAGTGAGTTAATCAAGCGTTACGATGTCAGCGGGCCACGTTACACCTCGTATCCTACCGCTGTGCAGTTCCATGAGGGCTTTGGTACACAGCAGTATCGTGAGATTGCATTAGCAAGTAATAATGCAGAAGAAGGTGTTACACCGTTATCGTTGTATTTTCATCTGCCGTTTTGCGACACGGTATGTTTTTTCTGTGGTTGTAACAAAGTGGTGACCAAGGATAGAAACCGTGCTGCACCTTATCTTGAACGTCTGCACCGTGAGATTGAGATGCAGGCTCAATTATTCGATAATAATCGACCAGTGAATCAGTTGCATTGGGGAGGTGGTACGCCGACCTTTATCAGTCATGATCAGATGATTGAGTTGATGCGGGTAACCGGTGAGCATTTTCAATTACTGGATAATGATGAAGGTGAATACTCGCTGGAGGTTGATCCACGTGAGATCCGAACTGAGACCATAGCCTGTTTGCGTAGTATTGGTTTTAATCGAATCAGTATGGGGGTGCAGGATTTTGATCCTGCGGTGCAAAAGGCGGTTAATCGTATTCAGTCAGAGAAGGAGACTGAGGCCGTTATTGTGACTGCGCGTGAGGAAGGCTTTAAATCAGTCAGTATGGATCTGATGTATGGTCTGCCGATGCAGACGGTGCAGACCTTTTCACAGACATTGGAACGGGTGATTGATCTATCACCAGACCGACTTTCGGTGTTTAATTATGCCCATCTGCCTGAGTTATTTAAACCTCAGCGCAGGATCAACGAGGTTGATCTTCCGGTTCCAGGCGAGAAGCTTGAGATATTGCAGTTAACGATAGAACGTCTATTAGCTGCCGGTTATGTTTATATCGGCATGGATCATTTTGCCCGCCCGGATGATGAAATGGCGATTGCCCAGCGGGAAGGAACCTTATATCGTAATTTCCAGGGTTATTCGACTCATGCAGATTGTGACATGGTGTCGATGGGGGTTACGGCTATTAGCAAGGTCGGTTCCAGCTATTCACAAAATCAGCGTGTGATGGATCAATATATTGCTGATATCGATGCCGATCAATTGGCAATATTTCGTGGTGTGGAGTTAGATAGTGATGATCTGCTGCGACGTGAGGTGATTAATCAGCTGATTTGTCATTTTGAACTGGATATCAAGGTGATTGAACAGCAATATCAAATTGTCTTTGCGCAATACTTTGCAACTGCATTAAAGGCATTGGTTGATATGGAGCGAGATGGATTATTACAACTAAGTGAGACACGCATTGTAGTACAGCCTGCAGGCAGGTTGCTGATTCGGAATATCTGTATGGTGTTTGATCGTTACATGGAGAATAGTGGTAAACGTTTCTCCAAAGTGATTTAA
- the yajC gene encoding preprotein translocase subunit YajC, with protein sequence MSFLISDAMAAAAPAEQSDPIMTFLPLIVIFVIFYFMLIRPQSKRAKEHKQMVEALQKGAEVVTNGGVLGKITAVGDNFMTLKIADGVEIRVQRQSVSQLMPKGTIKNA encoded by the coding sequence ATGAGTTTTTTGATTTCAGATGCGATGGCCGCCGCCGCGCCCGCTGAGCAGAGTGATCCAATAATGACCTTTTTGCCATTAATTGTGATCTTCGTAATATTTTACTTTATGTTGATTCGTCCGCAGTCAAAACGGGCGAAGGAACATAAACAGATGGTCGAGGCCTTGCAAAAGGGTGCTGAGGTTGTCACTAATGGCGGTGTACTCGGTAAAATTACAGCTGTTGGTGATAATTTTATGACGCTGAAAATTGCTGATGGTGTGGAGATCAGGGTTCAACGCCAGTCCGTATCTCAGTTAATGCCCAAGGGTACAATAAAGAACGCATAG
- a CDS encoding MFS transporter, with the protein MPYWRLSGFYFVYFATIGALIPYWSIYLKDLGFNAAEIGELVAIIMATKLVAPNLWGWIADHTNQGMRIIRLTSLLAAISFAGVFFTESYLWLAVVMVTFSFFWNAALPQFEVTTMNHLGESTHRYSSIRLWGSIGFVVTVAMIGPMLDVYGVRLLLPVSLLLFFLIWVFSLLVPEGRQPQSHANNNERFHWVLRKPEVLALLLICFLMQMSHGPYYTFFSIYMEEHGYSHTAIGQLWALGVIAEVIVFMVMHRWIPRFGARYLMIASLLLTTLRWLLTAFFPDYVAVIIFSQTLHAASFGIYHAVAIDLIHKMFVGRLQGRGQALYSSVSFGAGGAIGSLLSGYLWSGIGAQWMYVLAALTSGIAVMVAMWGLKPSQ; encoded by the coding sequence ATTCCTTATTGGCGTCTATCCGGTTTCTACTTTGTCTATTTTGCGACCATTGGTGCGCTGATACCCTATTGGAGCATCTATCTCAAGGATCTGGGTTTTAATGCCGCCGAGATTGGTGAGCTGGTCGCGATTATTATGGCGACCAAACTGGTGGCGCCGAATCTGTGGGGGTGGATTGCGGATCATACCAATCAGGGTATGCGTATTATTCGCCTGACCTCGTTACTGGCTGCGATTAGTTTTGCGGGTGTCTTTTTTACTGAAAGCTATCTTTGGTTAGCCGTTGTTATGGTGACTTTCAGCTTCTTCTGGAATGCCGCACTGCCTCAGTTTGAAGTGACGACGATGAATCACCTGGGTGAATCCACCCATCGTTACAGTTCGATCCGTTTGTGGGGATCGATTGGTTTTGTCGTTACCGTAGCAATGATTGGCCCGATGTTGGATGTGTATGGTGTGCGTCTGCTACTACCGGTATCGTTATTGTTATTTTTTCTGATCTGGGTGTTTAGCCTATTAGTGCCTGAAGGACGGCAGCCACAATCCCATGCCAATAATAATGAGCGTTTCCATTGGGTGTTACGCAAACCAGAGGTATTGGCATTATTATTAATCTGTTTCCTGATGCAGATGAGTCATGGTCCTTATTACACCTTTTTCTCTATCTATATGGAAGAGCATGGTTATTCCCATACCGCTATTGGTCAGTTGTGGGCATTAGGTGTCATTGCCGAGGTGATTGTGTTTATGGTGATGCACCGCTGGATACCCCGTTTCGGTGCGCGTTATCTGATGATTGCCAGCCTGTTATTAACCACCTTGCGCTGGTTGTTGACCGCCTTTTTCCCTGATTATGTCGCCGTAATTATCTTTTCCCAGACACTCCATGCTGCTAGCTTTGGTATCTATCATGCCGTAGCGATTGATCTTATCCATAAGATGTTTGTGGGTCGACTACAAGGTCGTGGTCAGGCCTTGTATAGCAGTGTCAGTTTTGGTGCTGGTGGTGCTATCGGTAGTCTATTGAGTGGTTATCTCTGGTCAGGCATAGGCGCACAATGGATGTATGTATTGGCAGCATTGACCAGTGGCATTGCCGTGATGGTAGCTATGTGGGGTTTGAAGCCATCCCAATAA
- the psd gene encoding phosphatidylserine decarboxylase (Phosphatidylserine decarboxylase is synthesized as a single chain precursor. Generation of the pyruvoyl active site from a Ser is coupled to cleavage of a Gly-Ser bond between the larger (beta) and smaller (alpha chains). It is an integral membrane protein.), translating into MKTTASLSNRLQTYLLYILPHHLLSRLMLRATRIEIKWWKNGLIRWVMKKYDVKINQAVIQDPAQFPSFNAFFTRELQAHARPLQGADDTLCSPVDGTVSQLGEIQNNQRIIQAKEQDYTLLELLGGQAQQAQLFEQGAYHTIYLSPRDYHRIHMPLAGRLTETIYIPGRLFSVAPHTVEAVPRLFARNERLVALFDTEVGPMAVILVGAIFVACIETVWDGVVTPPHGSKIRVKDHRDKNISLARGEEMGRFNMGSTVILLFGKQAIEWKKSLKIEDTLHMGQQIGHPVKPGSA; encoded by the coding sequence ATGAAAACCACAGCCAGCCTGTCTAATCGACTACAAACCTACCTGCTCTATATTCTGCCCCATCATCTGCTATCACGTCTGATGCTAAGAGCCACACGCATTGAGATCAAATGGTGGAAAAACGGCCTGATTCGTTGGGTAATGAAAAAATATGATGTGAAGATTAATCAGGCTGTCATACAAGATCCTGCCCAGTTCCCCAGTTTTAACGCCTTCTTTACGCGTGAATTACAGGCTCATGCGCGCCCACTGCAAGGTGCAGATGACACGCTCTGTAGCCCGGTTGATGGCACCGTCAGCCAACTTGGCGAGATTCAGAACAATCAGCGCATCATTCAAGCCAAGGAACAAGACTACACTCTGTTGGAGCTACTCGGTGGACAGGCACAACAGGCACAGCTATTTGAACAGGGTGCATACCACACCATTTACCTTTCACCGCGTGATTATCATCGCATCCACATGCCCCTCGCAGGCCGTCTGACCGAGACCATCTACATCCCCGGTCGCCTGTTCAGTGTTGCGCCCCACACCGTAGAAGCCGTACCACGACTATTTGCCCGTAATGAACGCCTGGTAGCACTGTTTGATACCGAGGTCGGCCCCATGGCTGTAATCCTGGTCGGAGCCATCTTCGTCGCCTGCATTGAAACTGTATGGGATGGTGTCGTCACCCCACCCCACGGCTCAAAGATTCGCGTCAAGGATCATCGAGATAAAAACATCAGCCTCGCCCGCGGTGAAGAGATGGGGCGCTTTAACATGGGCTCCACCGTCATCCTGCTGTTTGGAAAACAGGCGATCGAGTGGAAAAAGTCTCTAAAAATAGAGGACACCCTGCACATGGGACAACAGATTGGTCATCCCGTAAAACCAGGTAGTGCGTAA
- the suhB gene encoding inositol-1-monophosphatase — MQPMLNIAINAARKAGDIILRSVDHIDELTITNKDHNDFVTEVDKKAEAEIIYTLRKAFPDHAILAEESGKQDGNDYQWVIDPLDGTTNFLHGFPQFAVSIALKNKGRLEQAVIYDPMRQELFTASRGSGAYLNDRRIRVTKRQSLEGALLGTGFPFKAQEHLDTYLKMFKTLFKDTAGIRRPGAASLDLAYLAAGRLDGFWEIGLQEWDIAAGVLLIQEAGGIVGDFSGGHDFLQTGNIVAGPSRVFAGIIKAIQPHLTEDLKK, encoded by the coding sequence ATGCAACCCATGCTAAACATTGCAATCAACGCCGCCCGTAAGGCGGGTGATATTATTCTGCGTAGCGTTGATCATATCGATGAACTCACTATTACTAACAAGGATCATAACGACTTTGTTACCGAGGTCGATAAAAAGGCCGAGGCCGAGATTATCTACACCCTGCGCAAGGCCTTCCCGGATCATGCGATTCTGGCTGAAGAGAGTGGTAAGCAAGACGGTAATGATTATCAATGGGTGATTGACCCCCTCGATGGTACCACCAATTTTCTGCATGGTTTCCCACAGTTTGCCGTATCCATCGCGCTCAAGAACAAGGGACGATTAGAACAAGCGGTCATCTACGATCCCATGCGGCAGGAATTATTTACTGCCAGTCGGGGATCAGGCGCCTATCTGAATGATCGTAGAATACGTGTAACAAAACGCCAGAGCCTGGAAGGGGCACTATTAGGCACTGGTTTCCCGTTCAAGGCACAAGAACACCTTGATACCTATTTGAAGATGTTCAAGACATTATTCAAGGACACTGCGGGTATACGTCGCCCCGGCGCTGCCTCACTGGATCTCGCCTACCTTGCCGCCGGACGACTGGATGGCTTCTGGGAAATTGGTCTACAGGAATGGGATATTGCAGCAGGGGTATTACTAATACAAGAGGCAGGAGGTATTGTGGGTGACTTCAGTGGTGGCCATGATTTTCTTCAAACCGGTAATATTGTTGCCGGGCCTTCACGCGTCTTTGCCGGTATTATTAAGGCAATACAGCCTCATTTAACAGAAGATTTGAAGAAATAA